From Cotesia glomerata isolate CgM1 linkage group LG2, MPM_Cglom_v2.3, whole genome shotgun sequence, a single genomic window includes:
- the LOC123259069 gene encoding uncharacterized protein LOC123259069 — protein sequence MDNTVKNPNGLGDSAENPSPSMKMDIVEEAQGSANAGHSDSSKDIMKEAQGSTNAGHSDSSKDDGRKRNRSGATKRRARRAKLALGTQALEQNCGTTPPTISVAKVEEDPKGKSNKRPRPEGNTPPEAKSLAKKGKIAHRSSGFSDAVRASRKVAITPSGYPEVLLSQETSDLVTQALVGALDAVPTGQAVPCFEGCRWEQGVLWVTCADEDSKKWVLRTVPALRAREGLVLQVLEREALPWLRKLTAVLGTNEESGVIMRRLARQNPGLNTELWRIWDRRTVGKTVHLVLGVDQKSLATLSGCNYSPHFGLGRARFYEAQSKSGGGKESAAGATEPTPKTEPPKGGLSTGEVEPAKASNAKGGSIPPEGRRTSVAATPLESREASRGEAQATKPGPSSLTTMQGIGSLLKPARLLIRSASEEDGTIPEGRSSSRGRPTKAETLAKEGAKGLKLGKQSTLAQALAKWEKGSGTLKEPNTQGKRDEDGHENHCKAASALLSRDLAVRHTDVSLIQEPWTYKGQVLGIELKGGSLVYGESEQGPRACIFINRKHTALKLHQFCTRDLAVASIKIPIGETKADIIIGSAYLPYEDTTVPTEEVIKLVEHCKVNDLPLIVGCDANAHHIVWGSSDINRRGSALLEYLSTTGLEILNEGSKPTFVTSRRQEVIDLTLGSRRIAQEIRGWEVSKEDSLSDHRQINFLVRGNNSNGTRDTYRNPKSADWLKYKKELRNRLGRPVRGLRNVPRIEQVAEHLQQAIVQSYEIACPLKVRKSSKRVTWWNAKLNKLRTLSRKLLNKAIKTKTDQDWADYKAAQKLYKKHIKVSKLDAWRRFCGELEDLPLVARLRRIFTSGPKTKLGVLTLQDGRVTENNEETLAHLCEVHFPGSELMELEQEEASENAIIKAVTKRGDWSTAVRVITPDRIRWAIGNFERFKSPGVDGIFPALLQEGREILIKHLTRLFRACLALSYIPKAWREVRVIPKHGKSSYDLAKSFRPISLTSFLLKTLERLVDRHIRDNALNDTPVHYTQHAYQAGRSVETALHDVVTYIERAFRGKESVLGVFIDIEGAFDNTPFESICEATELFGVEKSITGWAHFMLRTRIVTAGLSDTRVRARVRRGCPQGGVTSPLMWILVINELLVALENLGVYAVGYADDVALMIKGSSPTEMRWRTQRALDLIQKWCIGKSLRVNPNKTEVVLFTKRRKLKITAPSIFGMELKFSKEVRYLGVTLDSKLTWRSHIEKQTQKATATFWACRRIFGITWGLKPRLIKWIYTAILVPQLTFASVVWWPSLKKNINIKAFLKVYRLSLLGITGALRTTATLAMGALLNLEPPHITAEALAMKTAMRLLFNGHWTRARTGHAAILRDRGLDRFLTQGGDMSPRSYHFRRQYKVLIPSRQEWDEENKSILSPIGLVWYTDGSKTDKGAGAGIYSSGPKTEISLRLGDTASVFQTEVYAIWACVEHISKLNHRNKHVYICSDSCAALRALEQTEVSSRLVRKCIDSLNELAEYNKVKLLWVPGHSGNAGNDKANELAKAGARKRDPEPVISIAVSFSLIKQHASLWTNDKFQEVWAEAKGMMHTRALFKGPSKTLGLSLIGLDKKLLRLTVGYITGHWLTGRHLRRLGISDHSMCPRCLSEEETPLHLILHCRKLTTARKDILGFCDGESIDIQEIGVGQLLHFLKQTGLANLQAI from the exons ATGGATAACACAGTAAAAAACCCCAACGGACTGGGGGACTCTGCGGAGAACCCCAGTCCTTCCATGAAAATGGACATCGTGGAGGAGGCACAGGGCTCAGCAAATGCCGGGCACAGTGACTCCTCCAAAGATATCATGAAGGAGGCACAGGGCTCGACAAATGCCGGGCACAGTGACTCCTCCAAAGATGATGGAAGGAAGAGGAACCGCAGTGGTGCTACAAAGAGACGGGCCCGAAGAGCCAAACTGGCCCTAGGGACCCAGGCTCTGGAGCAAAACTGCGGGACTACTCCTCCCACCATCTCCGTGGCCAAAGTGGAGGAGGACCCCAAGGGAAAAAGCAATAAAAGGCCTAGACCCGAGGGGAACACTCCACCAGAGGCTAAGAGTTTGGCCAAAAAGGGCAAGATAGCCCACAGGTCGAGCGGCTTCAGTGACGCCGTACGGGCGAGCAGGAAGGTGGCAATAACACCTTCTGGCTACCCTGAGGTGCTACTGAGCCAAGAGACCAGCGACCTGGTAACGCAGGCACTCGTTGGAGCGCTGGATGCTGTCCCCACAGGACAAGCAGTCCCGTGCTTCGAGGGATGCCGGTGGGAACAGGGAGTGCTGTGGGTGACTTGCGCCGACGAAGACTCCAAAAAGTGGGTCCTAAGGACAGTCCCAGCTCTCAGGGCTAGGGAGGGTCTCGTTCTCCAAGTGTTGGAGAGGGAGGCTCTTCCTTGGCTCAGGAAGCTGACGGCGGTCCTGGGAACCAACGAAGAGAGCGGAGTGATTATGAGAAGACTCGCTCGCCAAAACCCTGGACTCAACACTGAATTGTGGAGAATCTGGGACAGACGAACGGTCGGCAAGACCGTTCACCTGGTTCTGGGGGTGGACCAGAAGTCACTGGCGACACTCTCGGGGTGCAATTACTCACCCCACTTCGGATTGGGTAGGGCTCGCTTTTACGAGGCCCAATCCAAATCCGGAGGGGGGAAAGAGAGTGCTGCCGGGGCTACTGAGCCCACACCCAAAACCGAGCCTCCCAAGGGAGGACTGTCGACGGGAGAGGTCGAGCCGGCCAAGGCTTCGAATGCCAAGGGCGGCTCGATCCCTCCAGAGGGACGAAGGACTTCGGTCGCTGCCACCCCGCTGGAGAGCCGAGAGGCCTCCCGTGGAGAGGCACAAGCGACGAAACCGGGTCCTTCTTCCCTAACGACGATGCAAGGCATAGGGTCCCTTCTGAAGCCTGCGCGTCTCCTAATTAGGAGTGCCTCCGAAGAAGATGGAACGATCCCCGAGGGACGTTCCAGCTCCAGAGGAAGGCCCACTAAAGCGGAGACGCTAGCTAAAGAAGGGGCCAAAGGGCTTAAGCTGGGTAAGCAATCTACCCTTGCTCAGGCCCTAGCCAAATGGGAGAAAGGGTCCGGCACATTGAAGGAACCAAACACCCAAGGCAAGAGAGATGAAGATGGACATGAAAAT CACTGCAAAGCGGCCTCTGCTTTACTTAGCAGAGACCTAGCAGTGAGGCACACAGATGTATCCCTGATACAAGAACCCTGGACGTACAAAGGGCAAGTATTAGGGATAGAACTGAAAGGTGGCAGTCTGGTCTATGGTGAATCAGAGCAGGGGCCTAGGGCCTGTATCTTCATAAACAGGAAGCATACAGCGCTCAAGTTGCACCAGTTCTGCACCAGAGACCTGGCTGTTGCCTCAATAAAAATTCCCATAGGAGAAACTAAGGCGGATATCATAATAGGATCTGCCTATCTCCCCTATGAAGATACGACGGTGCCCACTGAGGAGGTCATTAAACTGGTGGAGCACTGCAAAGTCAATGATCTGCCACTCATTGTGGGGTGTGACGCAAACGCACATCACATAGTGTGGGGCAGCTCAGACATTAATAGAAGAGGCTCAGCATTGCTGGAGTACCTCTCAACCACAGGCTTGGAAATCCTGAATGAAGGATCCAAACCTACCTTTGTCACTTCTCGAAGGCAAGAAGTGATCGATTTAACGCTGGGCTCTCGAAGGATAGCACAGGAAATCAGAGGCTGGGAAGTCAGCAAAGAGGATTCTCTTTCTGACCACAGACAGATAAACTTTTTAGTGAGAGGCAACAATAGCAATGGAACTCGGGACACTTATAGGAACCCCAAATCTGCGGACTGgctcaaatataaaaaagagcTAAGAAACAGATTGGGGAGACCTGTAAGAGGACTGAGGAACGTGCCAAGGATTGAGCAAGTGGCCGAACACTTGCAACAAGCCATTGTTCAGTCCTATGAGATTGCCTGCCCACTAAAAGTTAGGAAAAGCAGCAAACGGGTGACATGGTGGAATGCAAAGCTGAATAAGCTTCGCACCCTGTCCAGAAAGTTGCTGAATAAGGCCATCAAGACAAAAACGGACCAAGACTGGGCAGACTATAAAGCTGCCCAAAAACTGTATAAAAAACATATCAAGGTCTCAAAACTAGACGCCTGGAGGAGATTCTGCGGAGAGCTGGAGGACTTACCACTGGTGGCCCGCCTACGCAGAATCTTTACTTCAGGACCTAAAACAAAACTCGGTGTCCTCACCCTACAAGATGGTAGAGTGACTGAAAACAACGAGGAAACATTAGCGCACCTCTGCGAGGTTCATTTTCCTGGCTCGGAACTCATGGAACTGGAACAGGAAGAAGCCTCAGAGAATGCGATAATAAAAGCAGTCACGAAACGAGGAGACTGGAGCACAGCCGTCAGAGTGATAACACCTGATAGAATAAGGTGGGCAATTGGAAACTTTGAAAGGTTCAAGAGCCCAGGGGTGGATGGGATCTTCCCGGCTCTCCTGCAGGAGGGAAGAGAAATCCTCATCAAACACCTAACTAGACTTTTTAGGGCCTGCCTGGCCCTAAGCTACATACCGAAGGCTTGGCGTGAGGTCAGGGTTATACCAAAACATGGCAAAAGCAGCTATGACCTGGCCAAGTCCTTCAGACCTATTAGCCTAACATCGTTTCTCCTCAAGACATTGGAAAGACTGGTGGATAGGCACATAAGAGATAATGCACTAAACGACACGCCGGTGCATTATACACAGCACGCATACCAGGCAGGCAGATCCGTCGAAACGGCCCTACATGATGTGGTTACCTACATTGAAAGGGCCTTTCGAGGGAAGGAATCGGTCCTGGGAGTGTTTATAGATATAGAAGGGGCGTTTGACAATACCCCCTTCGAATCAATATGCGAGGCTACAGAGCTCTTCGGGGTAGAGAAATCTATCACCGGTTGGGCTCATTTTATGCTTCGCACAAGAATAGTGACTGCCGGACTCAGTGACACTAGAGTCCGGGCCCGTGTGAGAAGGGGCTGCCCACAAGGTGGGGTTACCTCCCCTCTCATGTGGATCCTGGTCATCAATGAGCTCCTAGTGGCACTAGAAAACCTAGGAGTATATGCTGTAGGCTACGCCGATGACGTCGCACTGATGATTAAAGGCTCAAGCCCGACGGAGATGAGATGGAGAACACAACGTGCTCTAGATCTCATACAGAAATGGTGCATAGGAAAATCTCTAAGGGTTAACCCCAACAAAACAGAGGTGGTACTCTTCACCAAAAGAAGGAAGCTGAAAATTACGGCTCCCTCTATCTTTGGCATGGAGcttaaattttcaaaggaGGTACGCTACTTAGGCGTAACTCTAGACAGTAAGCTCACATGGAGAAGCCATATCGAGAAGCAGACCCAAAAAGCAACTGCCACTTTCTGGGCATGCAGAAGAATATTTGGCATAACATGGGGCCTGAAACCAAGACTGATCAAGTGGATTTACACGGCGATCTTGGTTCCACAGCTCACCTTTGCCTCTGTTGTGTGGTGGCCTTCGCTTAAGAAGAACATCAACATCAAGGCATTCCTAAAAGTCTACCGACTGTCGTTGCTAGGGATAACTGGGGCTCTAAGAACCACAGCTACCTTAGCAATGGGGGCGCTCCTGAACCTGGAGCCCCCGCATATCACTGCAGAAGCTCTTGCTATGAAAACAGCAATGAGATTGCTCTTTAACGGACACTGGACAAGGGCTAGGACGGGACATGCAGCCATCCTAAGGGACAGGGGACTCGACAGATTCCTAACCCAAGGAGGAGACATGAGCCCTCGAAGCTACCACTTCAGACGTCAATACAAGGTCCTTATCCCAAGTAGGCAGGAATGGGACGAGGAAAACAAGAGCATCCTGTCCCCCATAGGGCTAGTCTGGTATACGGACGGCTCAAAAACGGACAAAGGGGCAGGAGCTGGAATTTATAGCAGTGGACCGAAAACAGAAATCTCTCTGCGGCTAGGGGACACTGCTTCGGTTTTCCAGACAGAGGTATACGCGATCTGGGCCTGTGTAGAGCACATTTCTAAGCTCAACCACAGGAACAAGCACGTGTACATCTGCAGCGATAGTTGCGCTGCGCTCAGGGCACTAGAACAAACTGAAGTGTCCTCGAGACTAGTGCGAAAATGCATAGACTCCCTAAATGAATTAGCAGAGTATAACAAAGTCAAACTACTGTGGGTACCGGGCCATAGCGGGAACGCAGGAAATGACAAAGCAAATGAGCTGGCGAAAGCGGGAGCTCGTAAAAGAGACCCTGAACCAGTAATCAGCATAGCGGTGTCTTTTAGTCTCATAAAGCAACACGCTTCCCTATGGACTAATGACAAGTTTCAGGAAGTGTGGGCAGAGGCAAAAGGCATGATGCATACGAGGGCACTTTTCAAAGGACCCTCCAAGACATTAGGCTTGTCCTTGATAGGGCTCGACAAGAAGCTGCTAAGGCTAACTGTCGGGTATATCACAGGACACTGGCTAACCGGCAGGCATCTGAGACGCCTAGGCATCTCAGATCACTCGATGTGCCCCAGATGCCTATCGGAGGAGGAAACTCCTCTACATCTAATCCTCCATTGCAGAAAACTGACAACAGCCCGAAAGGACATACTAGGATTCTGCGATGGAGAGTCTATTGATATACAGGAGATTGGCGTGGGACAGTTGCTTCACTTCTTGAAGCAGACAGGCCTGGCCAATCTCCAAGCTATATAA
- the LOC123259370 gene encoding uncharacterized protein LOC123259370 — translation MDNTAESTTIESNNKDSWLTFFAVKIFEFILLGGILGISFVFRSYEDAFPWTYLVSGIEIGYFIIISVLLLSGFCKIRAHRSMHGLFNFIGFASFVAAGVRVIYYYKIQYDLAAESFAETGFNLNSLETKKSFILGFTRGSMDIVEGLILLTDLFLVFKKYY, via the exons ATGGATAATACCGCTGAAAGTACTACCATAGAATCCAATAATAAAGACTCATGGTTAACATTCTTTgccgtaaaaatttttgaattc atattgCTAGGGGGCATTCTAGGGATAAGTTTTGTTTTTCGATCTTATGAAGATGCTTTTCCATGGACTTATCTAGTTAGTGGAATAGAAATAGgatattttatcataatttctGTTTTACTTCTTAGTGGATTTTGTAAAATTCGTGCCCATCGAAGTATG CATggactttttaatttcattggATTTGCTTCATTTGTCGCAGCAGGAGTcagagtaatttattattataaaattcaatatgacCTTGCTGCAGAATCCTTTGCCGAAACCGGGTTCAACTTAAATTCGTtggaaactaaaaaatcattcatacTAGGATTTACGAGAGGATCTATGGACATCGTTGAAGGACTAATTTTACTAACTGATTTATTTCTTgtcttcaaaaaatattattag
- the LOC123259354 gene encoding suppressor of Mek1-like, with protein MRINIIAVNSDSIPRSIRRCRTYRNLVGQVLNNSPLTTDQLDDRIIEEQEEDMEDAPDQPSESTSHRMIQTEKTNNIMWHNDSREESIDKEDDDEDDDEEEDLTFEGDNNLTRENNQSSLLDPPEIKVTMDDSLLQKAHEYRVNFDGFAQINRFNSIEELHDFIKNTMKISENSNNNCSEDNSNRQELYLSILLNERPEDRFKKLFDESRLTVRRLLTRNEHILRKLFASASLESFPSPLARIEETAEATDEDVVCSDLQDDEVDENMKRWYMIEMIGLWLKMITDVTSYREAIKRRVLMNSWGIEDNQYEGIVVPLEYK; from the exons AtgagaataaatataattgcCGTTAATTCGGACTCAATACCACGTTCTATAAGGAGGTGTCGAACTTATCGTAATCTCGTTGGTCAAGTTTTGAACAATTCTCCCTTGACTACGGATCAACTAGACGACAGAATCATTGAAGAGCAAGAGGAAGATATGGAAGACGCTCCAGATCAACCGAGtg aATCTACGTCACATCGTATGATACAGACtgaaaaaactaataatataATGTGGCACAATGATTCGCGAGAAGAATCAATTGATAAAGAAGACgatgatgaagatgatgatgaagagGAAGACCTAACTTTTGAAGgggataataatttaacacgAGAAAATAATCAATCTAGCCTTTTAG ATCCTCCCgaaataaaagtaacaatgGACGATAGTCTCTTACAAAAAGCACATGAATATCGTGTAAATTTTGACGGTTTCGCTCAGATAAATAGATTCAATAGCATTGAAGAATTGCATGACTTCATAAAAAACACAATGAAGATTTCGGAAAATTCAAATAACAATTGTAGTGAAGATAATTCGAATAGACAAGAACTTTATTTGAGTATCCTGTTAAATGAACGACCAGAAGAccgtttcaaaaaattgtttgacgAAAGCCGGTTGACAGTGCGTCGATTGTTAACAAGAAACGAACATATTTTGCGTAAACTATTTGCCTCCGCAAGCTTAGAAAGTTTCCCGAGTCCTCTCGCTCGGATTGAGGAAACCGCTGAAGCCACGGATGAAGATGTAGTTTGTTCGGATTTGCAGGACGATGAAGTTGATGAAAACATGAAAAGATGGTACATGATTGAAATGATTGGATTGTGGTTGAAAATGATTACTGATGTTACTAGTTATCGTGAAGCTATTAAAAGACGAGTGCTGATGAACAGTTGGGGCATTGAGGACAATCAGTATGAAGGTATCGTTGTACCTTTGGAGTACAAATGA
- the LOC123259345 gene encoding excitatory amino acid transporter 1-like, with the protein MEASELSPLSGADAQSKTLDTERRSCYRESPNKRPLNRRERITTCLRHNALTILTISGVVGGIAMGLILRNARSGWTEREIMYVNYVGELFLRILKSLILPLIIASLVSAIGSLDLSLSGKIGARAITYYMITTVSAVILGIILVITIQPGKYGKSDNSSEDNGVGPRNVSTVDTLMDLVRNMFPPNLVQACISQYRTVLTRQPNNPSGDINTWKIGSEDSSGMNILGLVVFATVLGITLGKMGPDGKPLLNFFEALSSAMMIITNWVIWLSPVGVLFLVSSKVLEMKSFDVILGQLGMYFLTVIVGLVIHGFIVLPTIFFIITRKNPIRYISNMAQAVATAFGTSSSSATLPVAIGCLEERNGIDPRVSRFVMPIGATINMDGTALYEAVAAIFIAQVREISLTFGQLAAISITATAASIGAAGIPQAGLVTMVMVLDTVGLPAKDVTLIIAIDWLLDRFRTSVNVIGDSLGAGIVNFLSRDELAALPHHVQAKNGADNNTTSI; encoded by the exons ATCTCCTCTGTCGGGAGCGGATGCTCAATCAAAAACCTTAGACACAGAGAGGAGATCCTGCTACCGTGAGTCACCAAACAAAAGGCCGCTTAATAGACGTGAAAGGATTACGACATGTCTGCGGCACAATGCATTGACTATTCTTACTATTTCTGGTGTGGTCGGTGGTATCGCGATGGGACTGATACTGAGAAATGCACGCAGTGGTTGGACTGAACGTGAAATAATGTATGTCAACTATGTAGGTGAACTGTTTCTCAGAATACTCAAGAGTTTGATTCTACCGCTTATTATTGCCAGCTTGGTATCTGCTATCGGTTCATTAGATTTATCACTCAGTGGTAAAATCGGAGCACGCGCTATCACCTATTACATGATAACTACTGTTAGCGCTGTTATACTCg gtaTTATACTGGTAATCACTATACAGCCAGGGAAGTATGGTAAAAGTGATAATTCATCAGAAGATAATGGCGTTGGTCCTCGAAATGTTTCTACTGTTGATACATTGATGGATTTAGTCAGAAATATGTTCCCGCCTAATTTAGTTCAAGCTTGTATTTCTCAGTACCGCACTGTACTTACAAGACAACCGAATAATCCATctg gCGATATAAATACATGGAAAATAGGAAGTGAAGATTCTTCAGGAATGAATATATTAGGTCTGGTAGTGTTCGCAACCGTTCTCGGCATAACTTTGGGTAAAATGGGGCCTGACGGAAAGCCGCTGCTGAACTTTTTCGAAGCATTGTCCTCAGcaatgatgataataacaaaCTGGGTAATCTG GCTGTCTCCAGTTGGTGTACTTTTTCTCGTCTCTTCAAAAGTATTGGAGATGAAATCATTCGATGTAATATTAGGTCAACTGggaatgtattttttaacagtAATAGTAGGACTTGTTATCCACGGCTTTATTGTTTTACCTACAATATTCTTTataataacaagaaaaaaCCCAATAAGATATATTTCTAACATGGCACAAGCTGTTGCTACGGCGTTCGGTACGTCTTCAAGTTCAGCGACTCTCCCAGTTGCTATCGGCTGCTTAGAAGAGCGGAATGGTATTGACCCTCGAGTATCACGTTTTGTGATGCCTATCGGTGCGACTATCAACATGGACGGTACAGCTTTATATGAAGCTGTTGCAGCTATTTTCATTGCACAAGTTCGCGAAATTTCATTGACTTTTGGACAGCTTGCTGCCATCag TATTACTGCAACTGCTGCGAGTATTGGAGCGGCTGGAATACCCCAAGCGGGTCTAGTTACCATGGTAATGGTGCTCGATACCGTAGGACTTCCAGCTAAAGACGTTACTTTAATTATAGCAATCGACTGGCTACT ggaCCGTTTCAGAACATCAGTAAACGTTATTGGTGATTCATTGGGCGCAGGAATAGTCAATTTTCTTAGTAGAGATGAGCTAGCAGCATTGCCACATCATGTACAAGCGAAAAACGGTGCTGATAATAACACAACGTCGATATGA